The proteins below come from a single Ktedonobacterales bacterium genomic window:
- a CDS encoding amino acid adenylation domain-containing protein translates to MSDTSNLSEAKRALLDKLMRGNLPQATTGIPAISRRTQTGFAPLSFGQQQLWLLAQMMPDIPVYNECVTIHLPGPLDVATLEQSFNEFIKRHEAWRTSFPLVDGQPVQMVHPPSTVRLPLVDLRRLPEAEREAEALRLATEDARILFDLAQGPLLRALFIQLADEEHRLFLTMHHIIFDGVAIYQVFLPELRALYEAFLAGQPSPLPPLEIEYTDYAAWQREWLPKEKFDDQLVYWKKQLEGAPATLELPFDRPRPPAQTYAGSMRPFAIGKPLTDALKALSRQEGVTFYILLAAAFNTLLYRYTAQDDMVIGTATGGRKRPEVERMIGFFLNTLVLRTNLSGAPTFRELLMRVREVTTSAITYEEVPFEYLIKELQLERNLAQNPLFQVLLTLEPPLTALPSGWTLTQMDVTVGTSKFDLSLELDDRPEGLIGRFEYNSDLFDRTTIERMVGHWQTLLESIVADPNRPLSALPILTPAEQKLLEEWNATQRAFPTNVCIHQLFEEQAARTPQATAVIYEGAAFTYQELNARANQLAHYLRQLGVGPDVLVGLCLERSLEMEVGLLGILKAGGAYVPLDPTYPAERLAFMLTDAQVPVLVTQATLASLLPTQNAQVVRLDADARLLAEQDQTNPASLSTAENLVYVIYTSGSTGRPKGVQILQRTVVNFLLSMRERPGLTAEDTWLAVTTLSFDIAALELFLPLLVGARVVIASRETAVSGTVLAETMARTGTTVMQATPVTWRLLLEAGWSGDPRLKMLCGGEALPRDLAQQLLNKCASLWNLYGPTETTIWSTIRQITPDTNLITIGVPIANTQVYLLDASLQPVPIGVSGELYIGGAGLARGYLNRPELTAERFVPDPFSADPGARLYRTGDLARYLPTGEIDFLGRLDHQVKVRGFRIELGEVETLLRQHPAIRAAVVVAREDTPGDKRLVAYFVAGEGDPPAHAGLRSFLKEYLPDYMIPSAFVMVEQMPLTPNGKVDRRALPAPDTDHLVRDEIGALPSTPMEIEVAAILAGFLKVEQVGLDENFFMIGVNSLLGTQAIARMNETFKVKLSLRTLFDAPTVRELAATIEEVILTKLETLSDEELQQLLS, encoded by the coding sequence ATACAAGCAATCTCTCAGAGGCTAAACGCGCCCTGCTGGATAAACTGATGCGGGGCAATCTCCCGCAGGCTACCACAGGTATCCCTGCTATCTCCCGGCGGACTCAGACAGGCTTTGCGCCGCTGTCTTTTGGACAGCAGCAATTGTGGCTGCTCGCCCAAATGATGCCTGATATTCCTGTCTACAACGAGTGCGTCACCATTCACCTGCCTGGCCCGCTGGATGTAGCAACGCTGGAGCAGAGTTTTAATGAATTCATCAAGCGCCACGAAGCCTGGCGCACCAGCTTTCCGCTGGTGGATGGGCAGCCGGTCCAGATGGTGCATCCTCCCTCAACCGTCAGGCTGCCCCTGGTGGACCTGCGGCGCCTGCCTGAAGCTGAACGAGAGGCCGAGGCGCTGCGGCTGGCAACAGAAGACGCGCGCATTCTCTTCGATCTTGCCCAGGGGCCGCTGCTGCGCGCGCTCTTTATACAACTGGCGGATGAGGAGCATCGCCTGTTCCTGACGATGCACCATATCATTTTTGATGGGGTTGCCATTTATCAGGTGTTTCTTCCAGAACTGCGCGCGCTTTACGAGGCTTTTTTAGCAGGCCAGCCTTCTCCGCTGCCCCCATTAGAGATCGAATATACCGATTACGCCGCCTGGCAGCGTGAATGGCTCCCAAAGGAAAAGTTCGACGACCAGCTTGTCTATTGGAAAAAACAGCTTGAAGGCGCGCCCGCCACCCTAGAATTGCCTTTTGATCGCCCGCGCCCGCCAGCACAGACCTACGCCGGGTCCATGCGCCCCTTTGCGATTGGAAAGCCCTTGACTGACGCGCTCAAAGCCCTGAGCCGCCAGGAGGGCGTGACCTTCTATATCCTGTTGGCGGCGGCATTCAACACGCTGCTTTACCGCTATACGGCGCAGGATGATATGGTCATCGGCACAGCCACCGGAGGACGCAAGCGCCCCGAAGTCGAGCGCATGATCGGCTTTTTCCTCAATACCCTGGTGCTGCGCACCAACTTATCCGGTGCCCCGACCTTCCGCGAACTGCTGATGCGCGTGCGCGAAGTGACGACCTCGGCGATTACCTATGAAGAGGTACCTTTCGAGTATCTCATCAAGGAACTGCAACTGGAGCGAAACCTCGCTCAGAATCCGCTCTTCCAGGTGTTGCTGACCCTGGAGCCTCCGCTGACGGCGCTGCCCTCCGGGTGGACGCTGACGCAGATGGATGTGACCGTCGGAACGTCCAAGTTCGATCTGTCCCTCGAACTCGATGACCGACCAGAGGGGCTTATTGGCCGCTTCGAGTACAACTCGGACCTGTTCGATAGGACAACCATCGAGCGCATGGTCGGACACTGGCAGACGCTGCTGGAGAGCATCGTCGCTGACCCCAATCGGCCCCTTTCTGCTTTACCTATCCTGACGCCAGCGGAGCAAAAACTGCTGGAGGAGTGGAACGCCACCCAACGAGCGTTCCCCACCAATGTCTGTATTCATCAGCTTTTCGAGGAGCAGGCGGCGCGCACACCGCAGGCCACAGCCGTGATCTATGAGGGCGCTGCATTTACCTATCAAGAACTCAATGCGCGTGCCAATCAACTGGCTCACTACCTGCGCCAGCTTGGCGTGGGTCCAGACGTACTGGTGGGCCTGTGTCTGGAGCGTTCGCTGGAGATGGAGGTTGGCCTGCTGGGCATTCTCAAGGCGGGCGGCGCGTATGTGCCGTTGGACCCCACATATCCGGCTGAGCGGCTGGCCTTCATGCTGACAGATGCCCAGGTTCCGGTCCTCGTCACGCAAGCCACGCTGGCGTCCTTGCTGCCCACACAGAATGCACAGGTCGTGCGCCTTGACGCCGACGCGCGGCTGCTGGCCGAGCAAGATCAGACGAACCCTGCCAGCCTGTCCACTGCCGAGAATCTGGTCTATGTCATCTACACTTCGGGGTCCACAGGGCGGCCCAAAGGAGTCCAGATACTCCAGCGCACGGTGGTGAACTTTTTGTTGTCCATGCGCGAGCGGCCCGGACTGACGGCGGAGGATACCTGGCTGGCCGTCACTACGTTATCCTTCGATATTGCTGCCCTTGAACTTTTCCTGCCGCTGCTGGTCGGCGCGCGGGTGGTTATCGCCAGCCGCGAAACAGCGGTGAGCGGGACGGTGCTGGCGGAGACGATGGCGCGTACCGGAACAACCGTAATGCAGGCGACACCCGTTACCTGGCGGCTGCTGTTGGAGGCGGGCTGGTCGGGAGACCCGCGCCTGAAGATGCTCTGTGGGGGCGAAGCCCTGCCGCGTGACCTGGCTCAGCAATTGCTGAACAAGTGCGCGTCTTTGTGGAACCTCTACGGCCCAACGGAGACGACCATCTGGTCCACCATCCGCCAGATCACGCCCGATACCAATCTGATCACCATCGGCGTCCCGATTGCCAACACTCAGGTCTATCTGCTCGATGCTTCCCTTCAGCCTGTCCCCATTGGCGTCTCTGGCGAACTCTATATTGGCGGGGCCGGTCTGGCGCGCGGGTATCTCAATCGCCCGGAATTGACGGCTGAGCGATTTGTTCCCGACCCGTTTAGCGCCGATCCAGGGGCGCGGCTCTACAGAACAGGCGATCTGGCACGCTATTTGCCTACAGGGGAAATTGATTTTCTAGGACGCTTGGATCATCAGGTGAAGGTGCGCGGCTTCCGCATCGAACTGGGCGAAGTCGAGACGCTGCTCCGGCAGCATCCGGCAATACGCGCGGCTGTCGTGGTGGCCCGCGAAGATACCCCAGGCGATAAGCGCCTGGTGGCCTATTTCGTAGCAGGCGAAGGAGACCCGCCTGCTCACGCGGGGCTGCGCAGCTTTCTGAAGGAGTATTTGCCGGATTACATGATACCATCGGCCTTTGTAATGGTAGAGCAGATGCCGCTGACCCCCAACGGCAAAGTGGATCGCCGCGCCCTGCCCGCGCCAGATACCGATCATCTCGTGCGTGATGAGATCGGCGCACTGCCCAGCACGCCTATGGAAATTGAAGTGGCGGCGATCCTGGCTGGCTTCCTGAAAGTGGAGCAGGTTGGCCTCGACGAGAACTTCTTTATGATCGGGGTCAATTCTTTGTTGGGTACTCAGGCTATCGCGCGGATGAACGAAACCTTCAAGGTAAAGCTTTCCTTGCGCACCCTTTTCGACGCGCCCACAGTCCGCGAGTTGGCCGCCACCATTGAAGAAGTGATTTTGACCAAACTAGAGACGCTGAGCGACGAAGAATTGCAGCAGTTATTGAGTTAA